The Nitrospira sp. CR1.1 genome has a segment encoding these proteins:
- the plsY gene encoding glycerol-3-phosphate 1-O-acyltransferase PlsY: MDSLWLIGLLILFAYLLGSVPFGVVVSRLLGAVDPRTAGSKNVGFTNVLRVSGKKAGVLTLLGDIGKGWLAGWVGTMVLHGETAILWVALASIIGHLHSVFLGFKGGKGVATALGAALGVAPWIGLTLMALWIGAVFLWKYSSGGALFAFGMFPVVALFFHRSWTFIGFACVVSLLIWMRHKDNLIRLWSGTESRIGQTS; this comes from the coding sequence ATGGACAGTCTCTGGCTCATCGGTCTCCTCATCCTCTTCGCCTATCTCCTCGGGTCGGTTCCGTTCGGGGTCGTCGTGTCACGACTGTTGGGCGCCGTTGATCCGCGAACCGCCGGTAGCAAGAATGTCGGCTTCACCAACGTCCTGCGGGTGAGCGGAAAAAAAGCGGGTGTCCTGACACTCCTCGGGGACATCGGAAAAGGCTGGCTGGCAGGGTGGGTGGGGACGATGGTCCTGCATGGGGAAACCGCCATTCTGTGGGTTGCCCTGGCTTCGATCATCGGCCATTTGCACTCGGTCTTTCTCGGGTTCAAGGGCGGAAAAGGCGTGGCCACGGCCTTGGGCGCAGCCTTGGGTGTTGCCCCTTGGATCGGACTGACACTGATGGCCCTGTGGATCGGCGCCGTCTTTCTGTGGAAGTATTCATCCGGAGGCGCGCTGTTCGCCTTCGGGATGTTTCCGGTCGTCGCGCTGTTCTTCCATCGGTCATGGACGTTTATCGGATTTGCCTGTGTCGTGAGTCTCTTGATCTGGATGAGACACAAGGACAATTTGATTCGTTTGTGGAGTGGCACGGAATCTCGAATCGGACAGACAAGTTAA
- the pgsA gene encoding CDP-diacylglycerol--glycerol-3-phosphate 3-phosphatidyltransferase — translation MGESWKEAGLVLMRSAGRESNVNLPNVLTLVRILLIPVFVMLLIDPTPDRALSAAIVFVVAAVTDLLDGYVARKTGQITKLGRLLDPIADKLLVLSALILLVQVDRVSALAAILIIAREVAVTGLRAIAASEGLIMSAEVTGKYKMALQVIAIVLLVLEGTVVETIGNLHLAGIVTLYLSLILGYVSGAQYVWSFWRQVGAKGL, via the coding sequence ATGGGAGAGAGCTGGAAAGAAGCTGGGCTAGTCCTGATGCGGTCGGCGGGGCGGGAAAGTAACGTCAATCTGCCGAATGTGCTGACGCTTGTCCGGATTCTGTTGATTCCGGTGTTCGTCATGTTGCTCATCGATCCCACGCCGGACCGTGCCTTGAGCGCGGCCATCGTGTTCGTCGTGGCTGCCGTGACGGATCTGCTGGACGGCTACGTGGCCAGGAAAACCGGCCAGATCACGAAGCTTGGACGCCTCCTGGATCCCATTGCCGACAAGCTGCTGGTGTTGTCTGCCTTAATTCTCCTGGTGCAAGTCGATCGCGTCAGCGCGCTGGCGGCCATTCTGATCATCGCGCGGGAAGTGGCCGTGACAGGATTGCGGGCGATCGCCGCGTCCGAAGGACTGATCATGTCAGCCGAAGTCACCGGCAAATACAAAATGGCGTTGCAGGTCATCGCTATCGTCCTTCTGGTGCTTGAGGGCACCGTCGTGGAGACCATCGGCAACCTGCATCTGGCTGGTATCGTCACCCTGTACCTCTCTCTGATCCTTGGCTATGTATCGGGCGCACAATATGTCTGGAGCTTCTGGCGTCAGGTGGGAGCAAAAGGCCTCTAG
- a CDS encoding KpsF/GutQ family sugar-phosphate isomerase, producing MHSAKVDASVREGIRVLDIEARAVLDLKARLDERFARAVTLLYECQGKVVISGMGKSGLIGQKIAATLASTGTPSFFLHPAEGVHGDLGMLARRDVLIAISNSGETQEVLQLLPFVKRLNVPVVGMTGKMTSTLAKNSDVTLDVSVDEEACPLGLAPTASTTATLAMGDALAVALLQQRGFKHDDFAQFHPGGSLGRRLLVKVRDLMQHGDHLPRVRADVSGADTILEMTSKKLGLTTVVNAKGALYGIVTDGDLRRFIQAGGDFSRITAGDLASRHPKTIGPDELATTAVALMERFSITALVVIEPPNRLAGVVHLHDLLKHGIV from the coding sequence GTGCATTCCGCCAAAGTCGATGCGAGCGTGCGCGAGGGGATTCGCGTACTCGATATCGAGGCGCGCGCGGTGCTCGATCTCAAGGCCCGTCTGGATGAGCGATTCGCCCGGGCCGTGACGCTGCTCTACGAGTGCCAGGGAAAAGTCGTCATTTCGGGCATGGGCAAATCCGGCCTCATCGGCCAGAAAATCGCGGCGACGCTAGCCAGCACCGGCACGCCCTCCTTCTTTTTACATCCGGCTGAAGGAGTCCATGGCGACCTGGGCATGCTCGCGCGGCGTGATGTGCTCATCGCCATTTCCAACAGCGGGGAGACGCAGGAAGTGCTCCAATTGCTGCCATTCGTCAAGCGGCTGAATGTGCCGGTCGTCGGTATGACGGGGAAGATGACCTCGACACTCGCGAAAAACAGCGATGTCACGCTGGATGTGTCCGTCGATGAAGAAGCCTGCCCGCTGGGCCTGGCCCCGACCGCCAGCACGACCGCCACCCTCGCGATGGGTGATGCCCTGGCCGTAGCCTTGCTGCAACAGCGCGGGTTTAAACACGACGATTTCGCGCAATTTCATCCCGGCGGCAGCCTCGGGCGGCGCCTGCTCGTGAAGGTGCGCGATCTCATGCAGCACGGCGACCATTTGCCGCGCGTGCGCGCCGACGTGTCGGGAGCGGATACGATCCTGGAGATGACCTCGAAGAAACTCGGTCTGACGACGGTGGTCAATGCGAAGGGGGCGCTGTACGGAATTGTGACCGATGGCGACTTACGGCGATTCATTCAAGCCGGGGGGGATTTCAGCCGCATCACGGCCGGTGACCTGGCCAGCCGCCATCCGAAGACCATCGGCCCGGACGAACTGGCCACGACCGCCGTCGCGCTGATGGAGCGTTTCTCCATCACGGCGCTGGTGGTCATCGAACCCCCGAATCGCCTGGCCGGGGTGGTGCACTTGCATGACCTGCTCAAACACGGCATTGTATAG
- the kdsA gene encoding 3-deoxy-8-phosphooctulonate synthase, which translates to MAHEVNLGQFKIGAGHRPFLIAGPCVIESEQLAMDTAGRIAEITKTLGMPYVFKSSFDKANRTSISSFRGPGLEKGLAVLAKVKHQIGVPILTDVHSEEQATEAGRVVDILQIPAFLCRQTDLLIAAANTGKVVNIKKGQFLSPPEMGNAIKKVEDAGNRRIILTERGSSFGYNNLVVDMRSFPIMRRFGYPVVFDATHSVQLPGGGGTKSSGQREFVEPLACAAAGAGCDGFFMEVHPDPDSALSDGPNMVPLHALHSLLERVLRICDAAATQPVR; encoded by the coding sequence ATGGCGCACGAAGTGAATTTAGGACAGTTTAAGATCGGGGCGGGGCATCGGCCGTTTTTGATCGCCGGACCGTGCGTGATTGAAAGCGAGCAACTCGCCATGGACACGGCGGGACGCATCGCGGAAATCACCAAGACGCTCGGCATGCCCTACGTATTTAAATCATCCTTCGATAAGGCCAATCGCACCTCCATCTCGTCTTTTCGCGGACCAGGGCTGGAGAAGGGTTTGGCCGTCCTTGCGAAGGTCAAGCACCAGATCGGCGTGCCGATTCTGACCGATGTCCATTCGGAGGAGCAGGCCACAGAGGCCGGCCGCGTGGTGGATATTCTCCAGATTCCCGCGTTTCTTTGTCGTCAGACCGACCTCCTGATTGCTGCGGCCAACACCGGCAAGGTCGTGAACATCAAGAAGGGGCAGTTCCTGTCGCCGCCGGAAATGGGCAACGCCATCAAGAAAGTGGAAGACGCCGGCAACCGCCGGATTATCCTGACGGAACGTGGCTCCTCGTTCGGCTACAACAATCTGGTCGTCGACATGCGCTCGTTTCCGATCATGCGCCGCTTCGGGTATCCAGTGGTCTTCGACGCGACCCATAGCGTGCAACTACCGGGTGGAGGCGGCACAAAATCCAGCGGCCAGCGTGAATTCGTCGAACCCCTCGCTTGCGCGGCGGCGGGAGCCGGCTGCGACGGATTCTTCATGGAGGTGCACCCCGATCCCGATTCCGCCCTGTCCGATGGACCAAACATGGTCCCGCTTCACGCGCTTCACTCACTCCTTGAACGGGTACTACGCATATGCGACGCAGCCGCCACACAGCCGGTCCGGTAA
- a CDS encoding CTP synthase, whose amino-acid sequence MSKLIFVTGGVVSSLGKGLASASIGNLLESRGLKITFLKLDPYINVDPGTMNPYQHGEVYVTEDGAETDLDLGHYERYTSLTLTRENNYTTGRIYHSVISKERRGDYLGGTVQVVPHVTDEIKQCIMRISQGMDVTIVEIGGTVGDIESLPFLEAIRQIPYDVGRDNVLYVHLTLVPYIGAAGELKTKPTQHSVNKLREIGIQPNILLCRTDRYLPPELKAKIAMFCNVEKDAVITAKDVETIYEVPIVFRKEGLDELIVRQLKLETGPPNLREWDAMVQKIKHPKHEVSIALVGKYAGLKECYKSLAEALVHGGIDHETRVNVTWIESEDVERQGTERILREADGILIPGGFGSRGIEGKIVTIQYAREHQIPFLGLCLGMQCATIEFARNVAGLTGANSAEFDAQSPHPVIHLMSDQQSVNDKGGTMRLGAYACTLGEGTLAQKMYGLSEVRERHRHRYEFNNAYRELLTAKGLILSGLSPDGRLVEIVELQNHPWFLATQFHPEYKSRPHHPHPLFSGFVGAALRRKCGH is encoded by the coding sequence ATGAGCAAGTTGATCTTTGTGACCGGGGGGGTCGTCTCGTCGCTCGGAAAAGGACTCGCTTCCGCGTCCATCGGCAATCTTCTGGAAAGCCGCGGGTTGAAGATCACCTTTCTGAAGCTCGATCCGTACATCAACGTCGACCCAGGCACCATGAATCCGTACCAGCATGGCGAAGTCTACGTCACGGAAGACGGGGCCGAGACCGATCTCGATCTGGGGCATTACGAACGCTACACTTCTCTCACGCTGACGCGCGAGAACAACTACACGACCGGCCGCATTTACCATTCCGTGATTTCGAAGGAGCGGCGCGGGGATTATCTCGGCGGAACGGTACAGGTCGTGCCGCATGTCACCGATGAGATCAAGCAGTGCATCATGCGGATCTCACAAGGCATGGACGTCACGATCGTCGAGATCGGCGGCACGGTCGGCGACATCGAAAGCCTGCCGTTTCTGGAAGCCATCCGGCAGATTCCCTACGATGTGGGCCGCGACAACGTCCTCTACGTGCATCTGACGCTGGTGCCGTATATCGGCGCCGCCGGTGAGCTCAAGACCAAACCGACCCAGCATTCCGTCAACAAGCTGCGCGAAATCGGTATTCAGCCGAACATTCTCTTGTGCCGCACTGATCGCTACCTTCCGCCGGAGCTCAAGGCCAAGATTGCCATGTTCTGCAACGTGGAGAAGGATGCGGTGATCACCGCCAAAGACGTCGAGACCATTTACGAAGTTCCCATCGTCTTTCGCAAGGAAGGGCTGGATGAACTCATCGTCCGCCAGCTCAAGTTGGAGACCGGTCCGCCCAACCTGCGCGAGTGGGACGCGATGGTGCAGAAGATCAAGCATCCCAAGCACGAAGTGTCCATCGCGCTGGTTGGTAAATATGCCGGGCTGAAGGAATGTTACAAGAGCCTGGCGGAAGCCCTGGTGCATGGCGGAATCGACCATGAAACCCGGGTCAACGTGACCTGGATCGAGTCCGAAGACGTGGAACGGCAGGGGACCGAGCGTATTCTGCGTGAGGCCGATGGCATCCTCATCCCGGGAGGATTCGGATCGCGAGGCATTGAGGGAAAGATCGTCACAATTCAGTATGCGCGAGAACATCAAATTCCGTTTCTCGGCCTCTGTCTGGGTATGCAATGCGCCACGATCGAGTTTGCGCGCAATGTCGCCGGGCTCACCGGCGCGAACAGTGCGGAGTTCGATGCGCAGTCGCCGCACCCGGTCATCCATCTCATGTCCGATCAGCAATCCGTCAACGACAAGGGCGGCACGATGCGCCTCGGCGCGTATGCCTGCACATTGGGAGAAGGCACCCTGGCGCAAAAAATGTACGGCCTCAGCGAAGTGCGCGAACGGCATCGCCATCGGTATGAATTCAACAACGCCTATCGCGAGCTATTGACGGCGAAAGGACTGATTCTGAGCGGCCTATCGCCTGACGGCCGGTTGGTCGAAATCGTTGAACTGCAGAACCATCCCTGGTTCCTGGCGACGCAGTTTCATCCGGAATACAAGTCACGGCCGCATCATCCGCATCCCTTGTTCAGCGGGTTTGTCGGGGCGGCACTACGCCGCAAATGCGGCCACTAA
- the kdsB gene encoding 3-deoxy-manno-octulosonate cytidylyltransferase has protein sequence MPWGKAEVKRSVTVVIPARYGSSRFPGKPLVELMGKPMIQHVYEQAKACRVVDDVVVATDDDRIKRAVEGFGGQVLMMTEPYRTGTDRVAAVAGTRGGDCYVDLQGDEVLLHPDLITDLVEPFLGSDAPMGTLKRRIDSDQDLQNPGVVKVTTDREGNALYFSRAPIPLVRDDPKRSAVPGLHFIHLGLYIYTRETLARLAALPTGILEESEKLEQLRALENGIRIRVWETAQRSLRIDSPEDVPVALAQLRAHTNGPGRTQP, from the coding sequence ATGCCTTGGGGCAAAGCTGAGGTGAAACGCTCGGTTACGGTGGTCATTCCAGCCCGGTACGGATCTTCGCGGTTTCCGGGCAAGCCCCTCGTCGAACTGATGGGCAAGCCGATGATCCAACATGTGTATGAGCAGGCGAAGGCCTGCCGCGTGGTGGATGATGTGGTGGTTGCCACGGACGACGACCGTATCAAGAGGGCAGTCGAGGGATTCGGAGGCCAGGTCCTCATGATGACCGAACCCTATCGCACCGGCACCGACCGCGTGGCGGCCGTCGCCGGCACCCGTGGCGGCGATTGTTACGTGGACCTGCAGGGGGATGAAGTTCTACTCCATCCCGATCTGATCACGGACCTGGTCGAACCGTTCCTGGGTAGCGACGCGCCAATGGGCACCCTCAAACGGCGGATCGACTCCGACCAGGACTTGCAGAATCCCGGAGTGGTCAAGGTCACGACCGACCGGGAGGGTAATGCCCTGTATTTTTCTCGAGCACCAATCCCGCTGGTTCGGGACGATCCAAAACGGTCGGCCGTGCCGGGATTACACTTCATTCATCTGGGTCTGTATATCTATACGCGCGAGACCCTCGCGCGCCTGGCGGCGTTACCGACCGGGATCCTGGAAGAGTCGGAAAAACTCGAACAGCTACGCGCACTGGAGAACGGGATCCGGATTCGCGTCTGGGAAACCGCGCAGAGGTCTTTGCGTATCGATAGCCCCGAGGACGTGCCCGTAGCCTTGGCACAACTTCGCGCCCATACGAACGGACCGGGGAGAACTCAACCATGA
- the rfaE1 gene encoding D-glycero-beta-D-manno-heptose-7-phosphate kinase, with protein sequence MGKVRKSHPVGRFGHAGPSNGHAGEDASVDQAALSTYIQRFPQASVLVIGDLILDHYVWGRVSRISPEAPVPVVHVESESLKLGGAANVFNNILALGGQADICGVIGADESGRLLLKELGGRRQGRGGVIIDQSRPTTRKSRVVAHNQQIVRYDVERRNELSSLLQRRILRYVESRLKELSCLVVSDYAKGVVTASLMTELTRLAGQRKIPIVVDPKVEHFSYYKGVTVVTPNHLEATQAAGVQGEDDKTINKAGMILRQRLGCQTVLVTRGERGMSVYQGHGDHWHIPTRARQVYDVTGAGDTVVGTLALALSTGASMREAAVLANQAAGVVVGMIGTATVTAAQLTDALGQS encoded by the coding sequence ATGGGAAAGGTTAGGAAAAGCCATCCAGTAGGGCGATTCGGGCATGCCGGACCGTCGAACGGACACGCGGGCGAGGATGCGTCGGTGGATCAGGCCGCCCTCAGCACGTACATCCAGCGCTTCCCGCAGGCCAGTGTGCTGGTCATCGGGGACTTGATCCTGGATCACTATGTGTGGGGACGGGTCAGCAGGATTTCTCCGGAGGCCCCCGTGCCGGTGGTCCACGTCGAATCGGAATCACTCAAGCTCGGCGGCGCGGCCAACGTCTTCAACAACATTCTGGCGCTGGGCGGTCAGGCGGACATCTGCGGGGTCATCGGGGCGGACGAAAGCGGGCGGCTGCTGTTGAAAGAATTGGGCGGACGGCGTCAAGGGCGCGGCGGGGTGATCATCGATCAGAGCCGGCCAACCACAAGGAAGTCGCGCGTCGTCGCGCATAACCAGCAAATCGTCCGCTACGACGTGGAGCGCCGCAACGAACTCTCCAGCCTCCTGCAGCGTCGTATCCTCCGATACGTCGAATCACGCCTGAAGGAACTCTCCTGCCTGGTGGTCTCCGACTATGCCAAGGGCGTGGTCACCGCGTCACTGATGACGGAGTTGACTCGTTTGGCAGGACAGCGCAAGATCCCCATTGTCGTCGATCCCAAGGTGGAACATTTCAGCTATTACAAGGGCGTGACCGTCGTCACCCCCAACCATCTCGAAGCCACCCAAGCGGCCGGCGTGCAAGGGGAGGACGACAAGACGATCAATAAAGCCGGCATGATCCTTCGCCAGCGACTGGGGTGCCAGACCGTGCTGGTGACCAGAGGCGAGCGGGGGATGAGTGTCTACCAGGGCCATGGCGACCACTGGCATATCCCCACGCGAGCCAGGCAGGTCTATGACGTCACAGGAGCCGGCGACACGGTAGTCGGCACCCTGGCGCTGGCGCTCTCGACCGGAGCCAGCATGCGCGAGGCGGCCGTGCTGGCCAATCAAGCGGCCGGGGTTGTGGTCGGCATGATCGGCACCGCCACGGTCACCGCCGCTCAATTGACGGATGCCTTGGGGCAAAGCTGA
- the lepB gene encoding signal peptidase I, whose product MSVDPNARPDEVPATNGPTTPPTPSEQTTSEPRLVVADQPAHKSILREYAEAIIIAMLLAFAIRVFVVQAFKIPSGSMIPTLLVGDHILVSKLSYGLQWPTDCKIQPGFPPVTCYSSRTVIPFSSIQRGDIIVFRFPEDEDKDFIKRVIGLPGDTIHVRNKVVHINGTPFEDQAFTQHTDPPVHDGHISPRDNFGPVTVPEDAYFVMGDNRDHSLDSRFWGYVRTEKVRGKAFRIYWSWSGQGSWTEWVRWERLGKAIQ is encoded by the coding sequence ATGAGCGTCGATCCCAATGCTCGTCCCGATGAGGTTCCCGCGACGAACGGCCCGACGACGCCGCCCACGCCCTCCGAACAGACGACCAGCGAACCACGCCTCGTCGTGGCCGACCAACCGGCCCACAAGTCGATTCTGCGCGAGTATGCGGAAGCCATCATCATTGCGATGTTGCTCGCATTCGCGATCCGCGTCTTCGTGGTCCAGGCCTTCAAGATTCCCTCCGGCTCGATGATTCCCACGCTGCTGGTCGGTGACCATATTCTGGTCAGCAAGTTATCCTACGGGCTGCAGTGGCCGACCGACTGCAAAATTCAGCCAGGCTTTCCACCAGTCACCTGCTATTCCTCGCGGACCGTGATCCCGTTCAGTTCGATCCAGCGTGGCGACATCATCGTGTTTCGATTTCCCGAGGATGAAGACAAGGACTTCATCAAACGTGTGATCGGACTGCCGGGCGACACCATACACGTGCGCAACAAGGTGGTACATATCAACGGGACGCCGTTCGAGGATCAGGCCTTTACTCAGCACACCGATCCGCCCGTCCATGACGGGCACATCAGTCCGCGGGACAACTTCGGCCCCGTCACGGTGCCGGAAGACGCGTACTTCGTCATGGGAGACAACCGGGATCACAGTCTCGACAGTCGGTTCTGGGGGTATGTGCGCACGGAGAAGGTGCGCGGCAAAGCCTTTCGCATTTACTGGTCGTGGAGCGGCCAAGGATCGTGGACAGAATGGGTACGATGGGAAAGGTTAGGAAAAGCCATCCAGTAG
- the lepA gene encoding elongation factor 4 has product MSQDLQSLIRNFSIIAHIDHGKSTLADRLLDATGAVTAREAKEQILDAMDLERERGITIKAHAVAIRYKALDGKTYLLHLIDTPGHVDFTYEVSRSLAACEGSLLLVDATQGVQAQTIANVNLAMGSHHTIIPVINKIDLASADVEGTKQQISDVLTLDATDAMLVSAKEGLGVPEVLEAIVKRIPPPSGDPARPLKALIFDSWFDNYQGVIVLTRIIDGSVRPGMKIKVMSNDRLFEVTEVGQFTPKRTKGTQLLTGEVGYLCANMKEVADVKIGDTLTDAARPTDQPFPGYKEVKPLVFCGLYSTDTARYEDLRDALLKLRLNDSSFIYEPETSLALGFGFRCGFLGLLHMEIIQERLEREYGLTLITTAPTVIYRILTTKGDVLELNNPAELPEPSSIASFEEPFILATLIAPERYLGTLLQLCQERRGIQRSIHYLDPTRVVIAYELPLNEVILDFYDKLKSKTQGYASLDYELLGYRESELVRLDILLNGEPVDALSFITHKERAYQRGRQVAEKMKELIPKQMFEIAIQAAIGNKIIARETIGAIKKNVTAKCYGGDISRKRKLWEKQKEGKKRMKAVGRVEVPQEAFLAILKVGEE; this is encoded by the coding sequence ATGAGCCAGGATTTGCAAAGTCTCATCCGAAATTTCTCGATCATCGCCCATATCGATCACGGTAAATCGACCCTCGCCGACCGGCTCCTCGACGCGACTGGCGCAGTCACCGCCCGGGAAGCGAAAGAGCAGATCCTCGATGCGATGGACCTGGAGCGTGAGCGTGGTATCACCATCAAAGCTCACGCCGTGGCCATCCGGTACAAGGCTCTGGACGGGAAGACCTATTTACTGCATTTGATCGATACGCCGGGGCACGTCGATTTCACGTACGAAGTGTCGCGCAGCCTTGCGGCCTGCGAGGGCTCGCTCCTGCTGGTTGACGCCACGCAGGGCGTGCAGGCGCAGACGATCGCCAACGTGAACCTGGCCATGGGCAGCCATCACACCATCATCCCGGTCATCAATAAGATCGACCTCGCCAGCGCCGACGTCGAAGGCACCAAGCAACAGATTTCCGACGTGCTGACATTGGATGCCACCGATGCCATGCTCGTGAGCGCGAAGGAGGGACTCGGCGTTCCGGAGGTGCTCGAAGCCATCGTCAAACGCATTCCCCCTCCGTCCGGCGATCCGGCTCGCCCGCTCAAGGCGCTCATTTTTGATTCCTGGTTCGACAACTACCAGGGAGTGATCGTGTTGACCCGCATCATCGACGGGTCCGTGCGCCCGGGTATGAAGATCAAGGTCATGTCGAACGACCGGTTGTTCGAAGTGACGGAAGTCGGGCAATTCACCCCGAAACGAACAAAGGGCACGCAGCTCCTGACGGGAGAGGTCGGGTATCTCTGCGCCAACATGAAGGAAGTGGCTGACGTCAAGATCGGCGATACGCTGACCGATGCCGCCCGCCCAACCGACCAGCCGTTCCCGGGCTACAAGGAAGTGAAGCCGCTGGTCTTTTGCGGCCTCTACTCGACGGACACCGCCCGCTACGAAGACCTGCGGGATGCCTTGCTGAAATTGCGGCTGAACGACTCGTCCTTCATTTACGAACCGGAAACCTCGCTGGCGCTCGGATTCGGATTCCGTTGCGGGTTCCTCGGCCTGCTCCATATGGAAATCATTCAGGAGCGGCTGGAGCGAGAATATGGGCTGACCCTGATCACGACGGCGCCGACCGTCATCTACCGGATCCTCACCACCAAAGGGGATGTCCTGGAACTAAATAACCCGGCGGAATTGCCCGAGCCGAGTTCAATCGCCTCATTCGAAGAACCATTCATTCTGGCCACACTGATTGCACCGGAACGGTACCTCGGGACGTTGTTGCAACTGTGCCAGGAACGGCGCGGCATTCAGCGGAGCATCCACTATTTGGACCCAACCCGCGTCGTCATCGCGTACGAATTGCCGCTCAATGAAGTGATTCTGGATTTTTACGACAAGCTCAAATCCAAGACCCAGGGCTATGCGTCGCTCGATTACGAACTGCTTGGGTATCGGGAATCCGAACTCGTGCGCCTGGACATTCTACTCAACGGCGAGCCGGTGGATGCGCTCTCGTTCATCACGCATAAAGAACGGGCCTATCAGCGCGGGCGCCAGGTCGCCGAAAAAATGAAAGAGCTCATTCCCAAACAGATGTTCGAAATCGCCATTCAAGCGGCCATCGGGAACAAGATCATTGCCCGCGAGACCATCGGCGCCATTAAGAAAAATGTCACGGCCAAGTGTTACGGCGGCGACATTTCCCGCAAGCGCAAACTGTGGGAGAAGCAGAAGGAAGGCAAAAAACGCATGAAGGCGGTGGGACGCGTGGAAGTGCCGCAAGAAGCATTTCTGGCCATCTTGAAGGTGGGCGAGGAATGA
- the bioA gene encoding adenosylmethionine--8-amino-7-oxononanoate transaminase, translating to MTRTSTRLPLAAWDHTYLWHPFTQMQEWEAETPLIIEKGQGSYLIDTEGRKYLDGTSSIWVNLHGHRHPHLDRALTAQLRRIAHSTFLGLSNPPAIRLARELIRIAPKGLRRVFYSDNGSTAVEVALKMAVQYWQQIQPTAGPKQSFAHLKMAYHGDTVGAVSVGNIELFHGRFKPLLFPTHQVEPPYCYRCPLGLTYPACGMACIDPLETLLKTRHRELAGVILEPLVQAAAGMMVAPPGYLARIREICTAYNVLLIVDEVATGFGRTGKMFACQHEGVTPDLMAISKGLTGGYMPLAATLATEDIYRAFLGRYEEWKTFFHGHSYTGNPLGCAVALANLDIFRREQTLAQVRKKSRLLARLLKPIADVMHVGDIRQCGFMVGIELVQDRETKTPYPLEDRIGHRVAQACRLRGLLLRPLGNVMTLVPPLSISPRELTKMVAILHRAIRETTESFPTST from the coding sequence ATGACACGAACATCCACCCGTCTTCCGCTGGCCGCCTGGGATCACACGTATCTCTGGCACCCCTTCACGCAGATGCAGGAGTGGGAAGCCGAAACTCCGCTGATCATCGAGAAGGGCCAGGGCTCCTATCTTATCGATACGGAGGGTCGGAAGTATCTCGACGGCACCTCCTCAATCTGGGTCAACCTGCACGGGCATCGGCATCCGCATCTTGATCGCGCGCTCACGGCGCAGCTCCGACGGATCGCACACTCGACATTCCTGGGGCTCTCCAATCCTCCGGCCATTCGCCTGGCGAGGGAACTGATCCGGATTGCGCCGAAGGGCCTTCGCCGCGTGTTTTATTCCGACAACGGCTCGACGGCGGTCGAAGTGGCGCTCAAGATGGCGGTGCAATATTGGCAACAAATCCAGCCAACGGCGGGACCGAAGCAGTCCTTTGCCCATTTGAAGATGGCCTATCACGGCGACACGGTGGGCGCCGTGAGTGTGGGCAACATTGAACTCTTCCACGGGCGGTTCAAGCCACTCCTCTTTCCCACGCATCAGGTCGAGCCGCCCTACTGTTACCGTTGCCCGCTCGGCCTGACCTACCCGGCTTGTGGCATGGCCTGCATCGATCCGCTCGAGACTCTCCTGAAGACCCGGCATCGCGAATTGGCCGGGGTGATCCTTGAACCGTTGGTACAGGCGGCAGCCGGGATGATGGTGGCCCCGCCAGGGTACCTAGCACGTATACGCGAGATCTGCACTGCCTACAACGTACTGCTCATCGTCGACGAAGTGGCGACCGGATTCGGACGGACCGGGAAGATGTTCGCCTGTCAGCACGAGGGGGTGACTCCGGATCTGATGGCGATTAGCAAGGGGTTGACCGGCGGGTATATGCCGCTCGCCGCGACACTGGCGACGGAAGACATCTATCGCGCCTTCCTGGGACGGTATGAGGAATGGAAGACGTTCTTTCACGGCCATAGCTACACCGGAAATCCCTTAGGCTGCGCAGTCGCCCTGGCCAATCTCGACATCTTCCGGCGCGAACAGACCCTCGCGCAGGTGCGGAAGAAGTCTCGCCTGCTGGCCCGGCTCCTAAAGCCCATAGCCGATGTGATGCATGTGGGCGACATTCGCCAATGCGGGTTCATGGTCGGTATTGAATTGGTGCAAGATCGTGAGACGAAAACTCCCTATCCGCTCGAAGATCGCATCGGGCATCGTGTGGCGCAGGCGTGCCGGCTCCGCGGATTGTTGCTGCGGCCGCTCGGCAACGTCATGACGCTCGTCCCTCCCCTTTCCATCTCGCCTCGTGAGCTCACCAAGATGGTGGCAATTTTGCACAGGGCGATTCGCGAGACGACCGAGAGTTTTCCCACCTCCACGTAG